The proteins below are encoded in one region of Flammeovirga kamogawensis:
- a CDS encoding two-component regulator propeller domain-containing protein has translation MYSKLTLFLFSLIFVFQPLFGQEIYFSSLSMRDGLPSNIIADITQDKYGFLWVATRNGLTRYDGNEFTYFRNDSSEYSLPSNELTSTLAIDETIWVGSWNGLSCINNKTLKINRVDLPFNKIRTICKGEGDILWVGSANGVIKYNTKDKTYKVFDSTKNLSHNMVRSIFLDKEGNVWVGTFDGINFLEKGKKTFKSIPLLQKKKSNLLVLDIKEDRSNTNLWVGTEKGLFSIDKKDYKVTSYLSENDKFSNAVIKEIYQDRSGNLFLGTDFGLNIFSPKSSTNAVYFHNPRKSYSITNNAIRQIFEDRNGTLWFSTLNGISTLNTQNTSYTANELSYHSNGKRTGHKVKSILVDSKGNIWFATTHGVIRKDVQKNKEVVFSQNAIKSRRILMDNVSTLMEDKWGRIWMGTASGISIWDEKINKITSINVDSKVGLQSNYIGNITQQKDGTIWVSAWEGGIYKVEGDVGNLKNLSFKKIKNHSSDSEKFIAFNNNIWLLDKNRLFRVGDLTLKVIEIEEYNTKFKNSEAYSLYSSGDGNLWIGTLNGIIQYSIETKQTKFYAINTRRDEIVRACIKDKQGTIWGITNLSIVRLNAKAGNVNVYPLKYTLPIKNFHYGCVTIKENNEILFGGDNGYLSFYPKDIKNETSKSAVLITGLEINNKKIGIDQEVDGRVLLEKSISFINKLILNYDERSFTINFSSLDFSHSIKNIYAYKLKGFDENWHQVSGIDNKAIYSKVKPGEYIFSVKSINNLDETVAESKPLSITIKRPFFLQNIFLVLYLFLILGIVFTLFRMYTNRLKLESQLHITQMEVLHSEELEKTKEDYFTNISHELRTPISLILPPLHQLQKKAQLDGDSLTLLNLAEKNAKRLKKLVNQILDFNKMQYEKLSLKFKKVDFIEFSENVFLLFTDKASRKGINYTFKSEIEEQILWVDVEKMETILFNLLSNAFKFTKEGGDISFVLTKTKINNPYKEGGINIKISDTGIGISEEDQLHIFDRFYQAKKQNIKENGSGIGLTLVAEFVELHYGQISIESKVNLGTSFTLDLPLGTDHLPVDQLEQDEIELTLSPVTHHLDNKITSYKLDLNSDKPLLLLVDDNQDIIAFIRNSLKEKYNLIVAENGQEGVTKANRFLPQLIISDIMMPVMDGLSFTDKVKKNPKTSAIPIILLTAKSLPSQKVDGLTAGADIYLTKPIEIELLEVYITKLLSRKIELEEHFKEEIFNKSEEMNPLKNEDTIFVNKVMQIIEANISNTELSVEMISQELSMSTTHLYRKLKATTNHTAKDVIKKHRLKKASQLLQNREGNITEIVDQVGFSSLSYFSRVFKAEFKISPKKYQEKFNSDNFDLNNQKTTS, from the coding sequence ATGTATAGCAAGCTTACATTGTTTTTATTCAGTTTAATCTTTGTATTTCAACCATTATTTGGTCAAGAGATCTATTTCTCTTCCTTATCTATGCGAGATGGATTGCCCTCTAATATTATTGCAGATATAACACAAGACAAGTATGGCTTTTTATGGGTAGCAACAAGAAATGGTTTAACACGTTACGATGGAAACGAGTTTACATATTTTAGAAACGACTCTTCAGAATATAGTTTACCTAGTAACGAATTAACGTCTACTTTAGCAATTGATGAAACTATTTGGGTAGGTAGCTGGAATGGGTTAAGTTGTATAAATAATAAGACTTTAAAGATTAACCGAGTTGATTTACCCTTCAATAAAATTAGAACAATTTGTAAAGGAGAAGGAGATATTTTATGGGTTGGTTCTGCAAATGGAGTGATCAAGTATAATACTAAAGATAAAACTTACAAAGTATTTGATTCTACAAAGAACTTATCACATAATATGGTAAGGAGTATCTTTTTAGATAAAGAAGGTAATGTTTGGGTAGGTACATTTGATGGAATTAATTTTTTAGAAAAAGGAAAAAAAACTTTCAAATCAATCCCTTTACTTCAAAAGAAAAAATCTAACCTACTTGTTTTAGATATTAAAGAAGATAGAAGTAACACTAATTTATGGGTAGGTACTGAGAAGGGTTTATTTTCAATTGATAAAAAAGACTATAAAGTAACTTCTTATTTATCTGAAAATGATAAATTTTCTAATGCTGTTATTAAAGAAATTTATCAAGATAGGTCTGGTAACTTATTTTTAGGAACTGATTTTGGTCTAAATATTTTTTCTCCTAAATCATCTACAAATGCAGTATATTTTCATAATCCCAGAAAATCTTATTCTATCACTAATAATGCAATAAGACAAATTTTTGAAGATAGAAATGGTACACTTTGGTTTTCTACATTAAATGGTATAAGTACATTAAATACCCAAAATACATCTTATACAGCTAATGAATTATCATATCATAGCAATGGAAAACGTACAGGCCATAAGGTGAAATCTATACTTGTAGATAGTAAAGGTAACATATGGTTTGCCACTACTCATGGAGTAATCCGTAAAGATGTACAAAAGAATAAAGAAGTAGTCTTTAGCCAAAATGCTATAAAAAGTAGAAGAATATTAATGGATAATGTTTCTACTTTAATGGAAGACAAATGGGGTAGAATTTGGATGGGAACTGCATCTGGAATTAGTATTTGGGATGAAAAAATAAATAAAATAACATCTATAAATGTTGACTCGAAGGTTGGCTTACAATCAAATTACATAGGTAATATTACACAGCAGAAAGACGGAACTATTTGGGTAAGTGCATGGGAAGGAGGTATTTATAAGGTAGAAGGTGATGTTGGAAATTTAAAAAACCTGTCGTTTAAAAAAATAAAAAACCACTCTTCAGATTCTGAAAAATTTATTGCTTTTAATAACAATATCTGGCTTTTAGATAAAAATAGACTCTTTAGGGTGGGTGACCTTACTTTAAAAGTGATAGAGATAGAAGAATACAATACTAAATTTAAAAACAGTGAAGCATACTCTTTATATAGCTCTGGTGATGGTAATTTATGGATAGGTACTTTAAATGGAATAATACAATATTCTATTGAGACAAAGCAAACCAAATTTTATGCTATTAATACAAGACGTGACGAAATTGTAAGAGCATGTATAAAAGACAAACAAGGAACAATTTGGGGTATAACTAATTTATCAATTGTCCGACTTAATGCTAAGGCAGGGAATGTAAATGTCTACCCTCTTAAATACACATTACCCATTAAAAACTTTCACTATGGTTGTGTAACCATAAAAGAAAACAATGAAATACTATTTGGAGGTGATAATGGTTATCTCTCTTTTTATCCTAAAGATATTAAGAATGAAACTAGTAAATCAGCGGTACTGATTACAGGGTTAGAAATAAACAATAAGAAAATTGGTATTGATCAAGAAGTTGACGGTAGAGTATTATTAGAGAAGAGCATCTCTTTTATCAATAAGTTAATTCTTAATTATGATGAAAGATCTTTTACAATTAATTTTTCTAGCTTAGATTTTTCACATTCCATCAAAAATATTTATGCTTACAAGCTAAAAGGTTTTGATGAAAATTGGCATCAGGTATCTGGTATTGATAATAAGGCAATTTACTCAAAAGTGAAGCCGGGGGAATATATCTTTAGTGTAAAATCTATAAATAATTTAGATGAAACAGTAGCAGAATCTAAACCGCTTTCTATAACTATTAAACGTCCATTTTTCTTACAGAACATCTTCTTAGTGTTATATTTATTTTTAATTTTAGGAATAGTATTTACCCTTTTTAGAATGTACACAAATAGGTTAAAACTAGAAAGTCAACTTCATATTACACAAATGGAAGTGCTGCATTCAGAAGAATTAGAAAAGACGAAAGAAGACTACTTCACTAATATCTCGCACGAGTTACGAACACCAATTAGTTTAATTCTACCCCCACTTCACCAACTTCAAAAGAAGGCACAATTAGACGGTGATAGCTTAACGTTACTTAATCTTGCAGAGAAGAACGCAAAGAGATTAAAAAAACTAGTTAACCAGATCTTAGATTTTAATAAAATGCAATACGAAAAACTTTCTTTAAAATTTAAGAAAGTGGATTTTATTGAATTTAGTGAGAATGTATTTTTATTGTTTACAGATAAAGCTTCCCGAAAAGGGATTAATTATACCTTTAAATCTGAAATAGAGGAACAAATTTTATGGGTTGATGTAGAAAAGATGGAAACCATATTATTTAATCTATTATCTAATGCTTTTAAATTTACAAAAGAAGGAGGGGATATCTCTTTTGTATTGACGAAAACGAAAATTAATAATCCATATAAAGAAGGAGGAATTAATATTAAAATTTCAGATACTGGTATTGGTATTTCAGAAGAAGATCAGTTGCATATTTTTGATCGTTTTTATCAGGCAAAGAAACAAAACATAAAAGAGAATGGCTCTGGAATTGGTTTAACGTTAGTTGCAGAATTTGTAGAATTGCATTACGGACAAATTAGTATAGAAAGTAAAGTAAATTTAGGTACTTCTTTTACTTTAGATTTACCTTTAGGTACAGATCATTTACCTGTAGATCAGTTAGAGCAAGATGAAATAGAACTTACTTTATCTCCTGTAACACATCATTTAGATAATAAAATTACATCTTACAAATTAGATTTAAATTCTGATAAACCACTTTTACTTTTGGTAGATGATAACCAAGATATTATTGCCTTCATTAGAAATAGCCTAAAAGAAAAGTACAATTTAATAGTAGCAGAAAATGGACAAGAAGGAGTTACTAAGGCCAATAGGTTTTTGCCTCAATTAATTATTTCTGATATTATGATGCCTGTAATGGATGGATTATCTTTTACAGATAAGGTGAAGAAGAACCCTAAAACAAGTGCTATTCCTATCATTTTATTGACTGCAAAATCGTTGCCCTCTCAAAAAGTAGATGGTTTAACAGCAGGAGCTGATATTTACCTTACTAAGCCAATAGAAATTGAATTATTAGAGGTTTACATCACAAAATTATTATCAAGAAAAATAGAATTAGAAGAGCATTTTAAAGAAGAGATTTTTAATAAATCGGAAGAAATGAATCCTTTAAAAAATGAGGATACCATTTTTGTAAATAAAGTAATGCAAATTATAGAGGCCAATATTTCTAATACAGAACTTAGTGTAGAAATGATAAGTCAAGAACTATCTATGAGTACTACACATCTGTATCGGAAACTAAAAGCAACTACAAACCATACTGCTAAAGATGTAATTAAAAAACATCGTTTAAAGAAAGCATCTCAATTATTACAAAATAGAGAAGGGAATATAACAGAGATTGTAGACCAAGTTGGTTTCTCTAGCCTTTCTTATTTTTCGAGAGTATTTAAGGCTGAATTTAAAATTTCACCTAAAAAATATCAAGAGAAATTTAATAGTGATAATTTTGATTTAAATAATCAAAAAACGACTTCTTAG